AGGCATCGCCTCGGGTTCACCGTATGACGCGGCGCCAAGAATTGGCTGTTATTGCCCCAGATCGGCCTGCTCCCTGAAATACTCCCAGGCGTCAACGACGGTACCATCGGGCAACTCGCACATCGGCTCAGTTCCCGAGACGACGCCGCCCTGTTCCTCGCAGAACACCGCAGCCGGGTTGGCGAGACCGGCACCGCTGTCCTCGCCAGACGACTGGCGGTAGTACTCCCACTCATCGATCTCGGTGCCGTCAGGCAAGTGACAGATACCACTCTGATTGCCGGCGGCGTCGGTCACGACCTCAACGGAGCCCCCCTGCGCTTCACAAAACACCGAAGCCGGGTTCGGCAAGCCGCTATCAGAACCATTGCCATCCTCGTCTCCATCTCCGCAGGAAACCAACGCCAGAACAGCTACGACAAGAACCCACCAACGAAACCCTCTCCATTGCATCACAAACCCCCTTGCCCGATCGATCGTTCCGTAATCATGATTCCATCGCATGAAATGGACCAGAGTCTGTCGGCCCTTCGTTGACTCCGGTTGTTAGTGGGAAAATCGCCGCCGGCGCCAGCCGACAATTGAAAAGGGCCGGCCGCAAAGCCAACACTGCGATTGGTGGAAACGAGAGCTGAGGGACTTCGGCCAAAGGCCGAAGAAACAAAACAGCGAACCCGGATGCCCAAAGGGCATCCAAAAGGGAAAATCGCCTCCGCCGGCGCCAGCCGGCAATTGAGAAGGGCCGGCCGCAAAGCCAACCCTACTTCGATTCACGTGTGGAGCTGAGGGACTTCGGCCGAAGGCCGACAATATGAACAGCGAACCCGGATGCCCAAAGGGCATCCTGAAGGGAAAATCGCCTCCACCGGCGCCAGCCGGCAATTGATAAAGGGCCGGGCGCAACGCCGACC
The Acidimicrobiia bacterium genome window above contains:
- a CDS encoding DUF333 domain-containing protein, with the protein product MCHLPDGTEIDEWEYYRQSSGEDSGAGLANPAAVFCEEQGGVVSGTEPMCELPDGTVVDAWEYFREQADLGQ